In Saccharicrinis fermentans DSM 9555 = JCM 21142, a genomic segment contains:
- a CDS encoding RagB/SusD family nutrient uptake outer membrane protein, whose amino-acid sequence MMKKYINFALMLLAIWVFSSCEDYLDMDPIDQLGEGSFYSNDEELEMATIACYSSLRSLSNEEWRLTEVRSDNARLYIKNTGDAVNVRLRQLDNFTVETTHAENQAYWEAAYKAINNCNVVLENIGVVSDANLKNQLEGEVRFIRAYIYFNLVRLYGPVFLVTERLSIDEGNNLSRSSVQDVYEVIKSDLVMAGGESGSTGLLPDSYDDADLGRATSWAAKTLLAKVYLTLEEYSSAKTLLTDVKDNSGYALLGEYEDVFDVNNEMNEEIIFAIRYLSGGYGQGSPFANYFAPRDGSLVSGRSYSYNTPSNDLIEAYDAEGDVIRKDVVMYDRWVDDSGNENFVPFVSKYLSEFENELDAENDWIVLRYADVLLMLAEIENETSSVADALPYVNEVRNRVDLDSIEVLDVPTQWDMKLAIEKERRLEFAFENHRFYDLLRTNRLTAVMEAHFNDEIIINTISEEGAVDSELYYAGVASDMSYLSEDGRTLQEWQFLLPIPNSVITVATNATQNPGY is encoded by the coding sequence ATGATGAAAAAATATATAAATTTTGCTTTAATGCTATTGGCTATTTGGGTATTCTCTTCTTGTGAAGATTATTTAGATATGGATCCTATTGATCAGTTGGGGGAAGGAAGCTTCTATAGTAACGATGAGGAACTTGAAATGGCTACGATTGCTTGTTATAGCAGTTTGAGAAGTCTGTCAAATGAAGAATGGCGTTTGACAGAGGTGCGTTCAGATAATGCGCGTTTGTATATTAAAAATACGGGAGATGCTGTAAATGTTCGTTTGAGACAGCTGGATAATTTTACGGTAGAAACAACACATGCCGAAAATCAAGCATATTGGGAGGCTGCTTATAAGGCGATCAATAATTGTAATGTAGTGCTTGAAAATATAGGTGTTGTTTCTGATGCTAATTTAAAGAATCAATTGGAAGGAGAAGTGCGATTTATCAGGGCTTATATCTATTTTAATTTAGTTCGTTTGTATGGTCCTGTTTTTTTAGTTACAGAAAGACTCAGTATTGATGAAGGAAATAATCTCTCAAGAAGCTCTGTTCAGGATGTCTACGAGGTTATCAAAAGTGACTTGGTGATGGCAGGTGGAGAATCTGGATCTACAGGTTTACTTCCTGATTCGTATGATGATGCCGATTTGGGACGTGCTACATCCTGGGCTGCAAAAACCTTGTTAGCTAAAGTTTATTTAACATTAGAAGAATATTCTAGTGCGAAAACTTTATTGACGGATGTAAAAGATAATAGTGGATATGCATTGCTTGGAGAATATGAGGATGTGTTTGATGTGAATAATGAGATGAATGAAGAGATTATATTTGCAATTCGTTATTTGTCAGGAGGGTATGGTCAAGGTTCTCCTTTTGCAAATTATTTTGCGCCGCGTGATGGTAGTTTGGTGTCAGGAAGGTCTTATAGTTACAATACGCCATCTAATGACCTGATTGAAGCTTATGATGCAGAAGGTGATGTGATTCGTAAGGATGTAGTAATGTATGATCGTTGGGTGGATGATAGTGGTAACGAGAACTTCGTTCCTTTTGTTAGTAAATACTTATCTGAATTTGAAAATGAATTAGATGCTGAAAATGATTGGATTGTTCTTCGTTATGCCGATGTTTTGTTGATGTTGGCTGAAATAGAAAACGAAACTTCAAGTGTTGCGGATGCCTTGCCATATGTAAATGAAGTGAGAAATAGGGTGGATCTTGATTCTATTGAAGTGTTAGATGTGCCTACTCAATGGGATATGAAATTAGCCATTGAAAAGGAAAGAAGGTTGGAGTTTGCCTTTGAAAACCACCGTTTTTATGACCTATTGAGAACCAATAGATTGACTGCGGTGATGGAAGCTCATTTTAATGATGAAATCATTATAAATACTATATCTGAAGAAGGAGCTGTGGATTCTGAATTATATTATGCTGGTGTGGCCAGTGATATGAGTTATTTAAGCGAGGATGGAAGAACGCTACAGGAATGGCAATTTTTACTGCCTATACCTAACAGTGTAATTACTGTAGCTACTAATGCAACGCAAAATCCAGGTTATTAA
- a CDS encoding DUF5686 and carboxypeptidase-like regulatory domain-containing protein, whose protein sequence is MIRLFISIIICFFCWSMHAQMHYLKGSVMAADTKEPIPFASVFVKGTSEGTITDTVGVFAFRFSGDSVTVSAIGFETKTISVENVLSELNVQLLPAVTELEEVKVLPSDHRVRWILKNAIKNKSINNPERYDRYAYQKYTKWDYNLNNAEKSLMKSRAFRNHKHLFKQAEDSSFYLPVYFSEQVVYNEFQRKPLQEKSTVLADKTSGIGLLDNLEVGGYTSGLDININYYDNYLNFYEQNFVSPIADNGRFYYRYYLEDSVRVDGDKYFKVTFYPKRKGENVFRGYMLIDDERFAIQKIEADVSAGNQLNFIKNFKIKAAYQLLHDSIPFYKSSYTSAVFDYLPVRGDTTKDRLELTFQEFTSFSKVQINPVKEIELSDRSLKYEAVALNGAKERDSVYWANIRHQKLTRDDLDKYAVIDSLNELPSVKLANDVVEMGMTGYFDVGKFEVGPYTEFLESNKIEGTRFFFGGRTSSEISEHWMFYGGLGYGTKNNLLTGHGGIGYKIPTAKRNVLNLSYDDSYIRMGENRKILYLYENMLTPSETNLISTIFARDEFDELYRQQSVKFSFEHEWRTGLSTTLMTDYMKQYSPEYYPYVYQGNEIGSISAFEVGVNFRLSWKEKYIDKGYRRLYTGSDHPIVNVALSGGYVSFENKENGYAKVHATFKHKKYFGQTFLNYAFEVGKIFGTLPYTMLEIPRGNETYGYYRYDFNMINYLEFVHDQYFNSYIEYHLNGFFFNRMPLLKRLGLREVLSAKTMMGSLSEQQKNGVVMPNSIRSVQGVYAEVGAGLENVFRFFRIEGVWRLAPQSIQDAPSFGVRVKFEIKL, encoded by the coding sequence ATGATACGATTATTTATTTCGATTATTATATGTTTTTTTTGCTGGAGTATGCATGCCCAAATGCACTATTTAAAGGGAAGTGTCATGGCGGCAGATACAAAGGAGCCCATTCCTTTTGCCAGTGTCTTTGTTAAAGGAACATCTGAGGGTACCATAACAGATACAGTTGGAGTGTTTGCATTTCGTTTTTCAGGGGATTCGGTTACCGTATCTGCCATTGGATTTGAAACCAAAACCATAAGCGTTGAAAATGTATTGTCTGAATTAAACGTTCAGCTTCTTCCGGCTGTGACAGAATTGGAGGAGGTGAAGGTATTGCCTTCGGATCATCGTGTGCGGTGGATTTTAAAAAATGCCATAAAAAATAAATCAATAAATAACCCCGAACGCTACGATAGATACGCTTATCAAAAATATACTAAATGGGACTATAATCTCAATAATGCGGAAAAGAGTTTGATGAAATCGCGTGCTTTCCGAAATCATAAGCATTTGTTTAAGCAAGCCGAAGATAGCTCTTTTTACTTGCCTGTTTATTTTTCGGAACAGGTAGTATATAATGAGTTTCAGCGAAAACCATTGCAGGAGAAATCAACAGTGTTGGCCGATAAAACTTCAGGTATTGGTCTGTTGGATAACTTGGAGGTAGGGGGGTATACCAGTGGTTTAGATATTAATATTAATTACTACGATAATTACCTTAACTTCTACGAACAGAACTTTGTGAGTCCTATTGCAGATAATGGACGTTTCTATTATCGTTATTATCTGGAAGATAGTGTAAGGGTAGATGGAGATAAATATTTTAAAGTTACCTTCTATCCCAAAAGAAAAGGTGAGAATGTTTTTCGAGGCTATATGCTTATAGATGATGAGCGTTTTGCTATTCAGAAGATTGAGGCTGATGTTTCGGCGGGTAATCAACTAAATTTTATTAAGAATTTTAAAATCAAGGCGGCCTACCAATTGTTGCATGATTCTATTCCATTTTACAAATCTAGTTATACCAGTGCTGTTTTCGATTACTTGCCAGTAAGGGGTGATACTACCAAAGATAGATTGGAACTGACCTTTCAGGAATTCACGTCTTTTAGTAAGGTGCAAATTAATCCAGTGAAAGAAATTGAATTGTCAGATCGTAGTTTAAAATATGAGGCAGTTGCTTTAAATGGGGCGAAAGAAAGAGATTCTGTTTATTGGGCAAATATCAGACACCAGAAATTAACGAGGGATGATCTGGATAAATATGCAGTTATTGATTCTTTGAATGAGCTGCCGAGTGTAAAATTAGCCAATGATGTCGTAGAGATGGGGATGACAGGGTATTTTGATGTGGGTAAATTTGAGGTGGGGCCTTATACTGAATTTTTGGAATCTAATAAAATTGAAGGTACGCGTTTTTTCTTTGGTGGTAGAACTAGTTCAGAGATTAGTGAGCATTGGATGTTTTACGGCGGATTGGGGTATGGTACTAAAAATAATTTGCTGACAGGCCATGGAGGTATTGGGTATAAAATACCAACTGCAAAACGAAATGTGTTAAACTTATCTTATGATGATAGTTATATCAGAATGGGGGAGAATCGTAAAATATTATACTTGTATGAAAACATGTTAACTCCTTCAGAAACCAACCTGATTTCTACCATTTTTGCCCGTGATGAGTTCGACGAGTTATATCGTCAACAAAGTGTGAAATTTTCTTTTGAACATGAATGGCGTACGGGTTTGAGTACTACATTGATGACTGATTACATGAAGCAGTATTCGCCGGAATATTATCCTTATGTTTATCAGGGAAATGAGATCGGTTCTATATCTGCCTTCGAGGTAGGTGTCAATTTTCGTTTATCATGGAAAGAAAAATATATTGATAAAGGTTATAGAAGGTTGTATACGGGAAGTGATCATCCGATTGTGAATGTTGCATTATCTGGAGGTTATGTTTCTTTTGAAAATAAGGAGAACGGATATGCTAAGGTTCATGCAACTTTTAAGCACAAAAAATATTTCGGGCAAACCTTCTTAAATTATGCATTCGAAGTGGGAAAAATATTTGGTACACTCCCCTATACTATGCTTGAGATACCTCGGGGAAATGAAACCTATGGGTATTATAGGTACGATTTTAATATGATTAATTATTTGGAGTTTGTTCATGATCAATATTTTAATAGTTATATTGAATATCATCTGAATGGGTTCTTTTTTAATCGTATGCCCTTATTAAAACGCCTAGGTCTGCGCGAAGTACTGTCGGCCAAAACAATGATGGGTAGTTTAAGTGAGCAGCAAAAGAACGGTGTTGTTATGCCAAATTCTATTCGCTCTGTCCAAGGTGTTTATGCTGAAGTTGGTGCCGGCTTGGAAAATGTTTTTCGTTTTTTTCGTATTGAAGGTGTGTGGCGTCTGGCTCCACAATCTATCCAAGATGCTCCATCTTTTGGGGTTCGTGTTAAATTTGAGATTAAACTTTAA
- a CDS encoding SusC/RagA family TonB-linked outer membrane protein → MKRKILFTLFLCAGLFTHVFGQTFTGLVTDADDGSPLVGVNVVEKGTTNGTITDINGKFSLTTRGEKATLVFSFIGYVTQETLLGDQANINVVMKADMADLGEVVVVGYGAMKKSHLTGAIAKLETAGLEDIPGGRADQLLQGRVAGVQIQNTTSQVGESPNITVRGNGSISANGQPLIIVDGFPVSDGLSLVDVADIESMEVLKDAASAAIYGSRAANGVIIITTKNGNEGKPTYNVRASYGVKDYYELHPMMSRDEFIDMKVNEANLSGTTLGDMYLAMAVLETEDTNWQEEALRLAGVFNMQFNVSGGNKGLKYYISSSYLGDEGIMLQNKYDRFNVRSKIEAELSDAVKIGVSMAPSYTKRSKPTNPFTDFVRTPRFLPVYHNEYTAALTGQEIGSYSHGYHYSNKTYTGIDPQTGLERTVTASPYSTSNNNPLSVMNNQFYSRNDYRMQSSLFLKLKLAKGLAFKTTNGFNLVYTQEDTYENVNSKTASSPNSSLYENQLFTDLLSENILTYNKKSGIHSFDALLGFSIQKRNTKTAGIYGNNFATDYIQTLNAAGSILQYDDDELATGTWEEEEGLVSLFSRFSYSYADKYLLSASFRGDGSSKFGEDNRWGYFPSVSLGWRISEEEFFKSNISWIDQLKLRASYGVTGTDDIENYANTNMLSSNSYALGSSNGSVVSGISNTSNVIGNSSLQWEQTNEFNYGIDLTALNGRINLGLDYYYAITKSLLYERSVNSALGFTEAWSNEGKVRNKGLEVVLTTHNFKSSLFSWSTTFNYSMNRNKVLDLGGESQQITTGERGEMYLTRVGEPLVQFYGFKTQGVWISEDEIANNPSHINDAAGGLRAVDVDNSGAIDAGDYTAIGNPLPDFTFGVTNNFTYKDFDLSFLLQGVVGAEVVNGDVYYAETVRYNKNFNQNRWIDENNIGDGKTPYERNGITQVQTDYAVEDASYLALRDLTVGYSLSKDLARKIRVSNVRFYLSGQNLLYWWSDDYRGINPEARKTSGSNYASPLVDGYQRGAFPIQRVYSAGIDISF, encoded by the coding sequence ATGAAAAGGAAAATCCTATTTACATTATTTTTATGTGCCGGGTTGTTTACTCATGTATTTGGACAAACATTTACAGGTTTAGTGACTGATGCGGACGATGGATCTCCTCTTGTAGGAGTGAACGTGGTTGAAAAAGGAACCACAAACGGAACAATTACTGATATTAACGGTAAATTTTCATTAACAACTAGAGGGGAAAAAGCGACACTTGTTTTTTCTTTTATAGGGTATGTGACTCAGGAAACGTTACTTGGAGATCAGGCGAATATAAATGTTGTTATGAAAGCAGATATGGCTGATTTGGGCGAAGTTGTAGTTGTAGGGTATGGTGCAATGAAGAAGTCGCACCTTACAGGAGCAATTGCCAAATTAGAGACTGCTGGATTGGAAGACATACCAGGCGGAAGAGCTGATCAATTGCTACAAGGTCGTGTGGCAGGGGTGCAAATTCAAAATACGACGTCCCAAGTTGGAGAGTCTCCCAATATTACAGTTCGGGGTAATGGCTCTATCAGTGCAAACGGGCAGCCATTGATTATTGTGGATGGTTTTCCTGTTTCGGATGGTCTTAGTTTGGTCGATGTTGCTGATATCGAATCAATGGAAGTGTTGAAAGATGCGGCCTCTGCCGCTATCTACGGTTCTCGTGCTGCCAATGGGGTTATAATCATTACTACTAAAAATGGAAATGAAGGCAAACCAACATATAATGTTCGTGCATCTTATGGAGTGAAAGATTATTATGAGTTACATCCTATGATGAGCAGGGATGAATTTATTGATATGAAGGTGAATGAAGCTAATCTTTCAGGAACGACTTTGGGTGATATGTATTTAGCCATGGCTGTATTAGAGACTGAAGATACCAACTGGCAAGAAGAAGCCCTGAGATTGGCAGGTGTATTTAATATGCAATTTAATGTGTCAGGAGGAAATAAAGGATTGAAATATTATATTTCATCTTCCTATTTAGGAGATGAAGGTATTATGCTTCAGAATAAATATGATCGTTTTAATGTTCGTTCTAAAATTGAAGCAGAATTATCGGATGCTGTAAAGATTGGTGTTTCTATGGCTCCAAGTTATACAAAAAGAAGCAAGCCAACCAACCCATTTACTGATTTTGTACGTACTCCTCGTTTTTTGCCTGTGTATCATAACGAATATACGGCAGCACTTACAGGTCAGGAAATAGGAAGCTATTCTCATGGATATCACTACAGTAATAAAACATATACAGGAATTGATCCACAAACCGGATTGGAAAGGACAGTGACGGCTTCCCCTTATAGTACTTCCAATAACAATCCACTGTCGGTTATGAATAATCAATTTTACTCTAGGAATGATTACAGGATGCAGAGTTCTTTGTTTTTAAAACTAAAATTGGCTAAAGGGCTAGCTTTTAAAACAACAAATGGTTTTAATTTGGTGTATACTCAAGAAGATACTTACGAAAATGTAAATTCCAAGACCGCTTCATCTCCCAATAGTAGTTTGTATGAGAATCAATTATTCACAGACCTGTTGTCAGAAAATATTCTGACTTATAATAAAAAATCCGGAATTCATAGTTTTGATGCCTTACTAGGTTTCTCTATTCAAAAGAGAAATACAAAAACAGCCGGTATATACGGAAATAACTTTGCTACGGATTATATACAAACACTTAATGCTGCAGGATCTATATTGCAGTATGATGATGATGAATTGGCTACAGGTACTTGGGAGGAAGAAGAAGGATTGGTATCGTTATTCTCTCGTTTTTCTTATTCCTATGCTGATAAGTATTTATTGTCAGCTAGTTTTAGGGGAGATGGTAGTTCTAAATTTGGTGAAGATAATCGTTGGGGATATTTTCCTTCCGTTTCTTTGGGATGGCGTATTTCTGAAGAGGAGTTTTTTAAGAGTAATATTTCGTGGATAGATCAGTTGAAATTACGCGCTAGTTATGGTGTTACTGGTACGGATGATATTGAAAATTATGCCAATACAAATATGCTGTCGTCTAATAGTTATGCTTTAGGAAGTTCAAATGGTTCGGTTGTTTCCGGTATTTCTAATACATCCAATGTAATTGGTAATTCCTCTCTACAATGGGAACAAACCAATGAGTTCAACTATGGTATTGATTTGACAGCCTTAAATGGACGTATTAATTTAGGGTTAGATTATTATTATGCCATTACGAAAAGCTTGTTGTATGAGCGTTCTGTTAACTCGGCTCTTGGTTTTACTGAAGCATGGAGTAATGAGGGCAAAGTTCGAAATAAAGGCCTTGAAGTAGTATTGACAACTCATAATTTTAAAAGTAGTTTGTTTTCATGGAGTACGACTTTTAACTATTCTATGAACCGAAATAAAGTGCTTGACCTGGGAGGTGAAAGTCAACAAATTACTACTGGTGAAAGAGGTGAGATGTACCTTACAAGGGTTGGAGAACCATTGGTGCAATTCTATGGTTTTAAAACACAAGGAGTATGGATATCAGAAGATGAAATTGCTAATAATCCTTCGCATATCAATGATGCAGCCGGTGGATTAAGAGCCGTTGATGTGGATAATAGTGGTGCGATTGATGCTGGTGATTATACTGCAATTGGTAATCCTTTGCCAGATTTTACTTTTGGTGTAACGAATAATTTCACATATAAAGATTTTGACCTTTCTTTTCTTTTGCAAGGTGTAGTTGGGGCAGAGGTTGTAAACGGGGATGTGTATTATGCGGAAACAGTACGGTATAATAAAAACTTTAACCAAAATCGCTGGATTGATGAAAATAATATTGGTGATGGAAAAACACCTTATGAAAGAAATGGGATCACACAAGTTCAAACTGATTATGCTGTTGAGGATGCTAGCTATTTAGCTTTGCGTGATCTTACTGTTGGTTATAGTTTGTCTAAAGATTTAGCGCGAAAAATAAGAGTTTCGAATGTGAGGTTCTATTTGAGTGGACAAAATCTTTTGTATTGGTGGTCGGATGATTATAGAGGTATCAATCCTGAGGCGCGCAAAACATCAGGCAGTAATTATGCAAGCCCATTGGTTGATGGTTATCAACGAGGTGCATTCCCGATTCAAAGGGTATATAGTGCAGGTATTGATATTAGTTTTTAA
- a CDS encoding polysaccharide lyase 6 family protein yields MKVLKRDIRSVNIRMVRLGLCFIIAITALCGVSVHATSYSVSSASEIADLSERLLAGDTVIMRSGTWIDQEIIFEGMGEEGKPIVLLVEESNGVVLSGTSTLRIAGEYLEVNGLRFENGYSSSGAVVEFRNGSSELASHSRLTNCTIVSYNPTDKDMDYKWVSVYGAYNRVDHCSFSGKEHSGTTLVVWLNDTPNYTQIDHNYFGSRPDLGYNGGETIRIGTSSNSMKESRAMVEFNLFEECDGEIEIISNKSCFNTYRYNTFRDCAGCLTLRHGNDCLVYGNFFFGNEKSSGGVRIIGERHQVYNNYFEGLKGDDYRSAICLMNGVPDSPLNRYFQVQDAVVIFNTIVGCKMPLMVGAGKDAEKSLAPVNCTFANNVIDKTSGSNHVVIEDASAQITWLGNVVNADEEEEELSDGFLLADPHLEYTEGMWRPASSSPLIDAAQGEFPLLTEDIDGQSRSEKKDIGCDEYMESEILISPLEKNEVGPYAYQEEPVLGIFNKAYQMKDMVKWVVDRRSICFSVNEASFLPINYSLYDVSGRIVNSGKITNLTTHIGIEDRNKILLARFVSKKQYYQSYKLLINNGMF; encoded by the coding sequence ATGAAAGTTTTAAAGAGAGATATTAGAAGTGTAAATATTAGAATGGTTCGATTAGGTCTATGCTTCATCATAGCTATCACAGCTTTGTGTGGAGTGTCGGTTCATGCGACAAGCTATAGTGTTTCTTCGGCTAGCGAAATAGCTGATTTGTCGGAGCGTTTATTGGCGGGAGATACTGTGATAATGCGTTCGGGTACCTGGATAGATCAAGAAATTATATTTGAAGGAATGGGAGAAGAGGGAAAGCCCATTGTTTTACTTGTTGAGGAAAGCAATGGTGTTGTGTTGTCAGGAACTTCAACATTAAGGATAGCAGGTGAATACCTCGAGGTAAATGGATTGCGTTTTGAAAATGGTTATTCCTCTTCGGGGGCTGTTGTTGAGTTTCGAAATGGTTCGTCTGAATTGGCAAGTCATTCTAGGTTGACTAACTGTACCATTGTATCTTATAATCCAACAGACAAGGATATGGATTATAAGTGGGTGTCGGTGTATGGGGCGTATAATAGAGTGGACCATTGTTCGTTTTCAGGAAAAGAACATTCAGGAACAACACTGGTAGTATGGTTGAATGATACGCCCAATTATACACAGATAGACCATAATTATTTTGGGTCACGACCCGATTTGGGATACAATGGTGGCGAAACCATTAGAATTGGAACGAGTAGCAATAGTATGAAAGAGTCGCGCGCTATGGTAGAGTTTAATCTGTTTGAGGAATGTGATGGCGAGATTGAAATTATTTCCAATAAATCATGTTTTAACACCTATCGATATAATACTTTCAGGGATTGTGCAGGTTGTTTGACCCTTCGCCATGGCAATGATTGTTTAGTGTATGGCAACTTCTTTTTTGGAAATGAGAAATCTTCGGGTGGCGTGAGAATTATTGGAGAGAGGCATCAGGTTTATAATAATTATTTTGAAGGACTTAAAGGGGATGATTACAGATCTGCCATATGTTTGATGAATGGAGTGCCAGATTCTCCGTTGAATAGATACTTCCAAGTGCAGGATGCCGTGGTGATTTTTAATACGATAGTTGGTTGTAAAATGCCTTTGATGGTGGGTGCAGGTAAAGATGCAGAAAAGAGTTTGGCTCCTGTGAATTGTACCTTTGCGAATAATGTGATTGATAAAACCAGTGGAAGCAATCATGTAGTTATTGAGGATGCTTCAGCGCAAATCACTTGGTTGGGTAATGTGGTTAATGCAGATGAAGAAGAAGAGGAACTGAGTGATGGATTTTTATTGGCAGATCCTCATCTGGAGTATACGGAGGGTATGTGGCGTCCTGCTTCCTCTAGTCCGTTGATTGATGCTGCTCAAGGAGAGTTTCCATTATTGACTGAAGATATTGATGGCCAAAGTAGAAGTGAGAAAAAGGATATAGGGTGTGACGAATATATGGAATCAGAAATATTAATATCTCCATTGGAAAAAAATGAGGTTGGTCCTTATGCCTATCAGGAAGAACCTGTGTTGGGAATATTTAATAAAGCGTATCAAATGAAAGATATGGTGAAGTGGGTAGTGGATAGAAGAAGTATTTGTTTTAGCGTAAATGAGGCATCGTTTCTTCCGATTAATTATAGCTTGTATGATGTTTCGGGTAGGATAGTTAATAGTGGAAAAATCACTAATCTAACAACCCACATAGGTATAGAGGATAGAAATAAGATCTTGTTGGCCAGGTTCGTTTCTAAGAAACAATATTATCAGTCTTATAAATTGTTGATTAATAATGGAATGTTTTAA
- a CDS encoding universal stress protein, translating to MKNVLLLTDFSNTARNAALYALKMFKDDQVLFSLLNAYDLEFSGSPYVMQVKEEMAFESEKGLKQEVTLLKRVFPEVDVKALSVFGSLIDMVDHYVQQHHPDLIVLGCKGESALENFLLGSNAYEVIKSIKAPILVVPKSAQFKKPEKIVFATDLKDLAKDAVLNPVRDIVDRFRSALMFVNVLEDEYVNRLDAESKMAAHFPNIDLSFNFIEGEDVAKGISKFMDDNEAEMIAMVRRDVSFFDRIFHPSITKQMVLNPEHPMLILHDKQV from the coding sequence ATGAAGAATGTATTGTTATTGACTGATTTTTCTAACACAGCCCGAAATGCCGCTCTTTATGCCTTAAAGATGTTTAAGGACGATCAAGTTCTTTTCAGTTTGTTAAATGCTTATGATTTAGAATTTAGTGGCAGCCCGTATGTAATGCAGGTGAAAGAAGAGATGGCATTCGAAAGCGAGAAGGGTTTAAAACAAGAAGTGACCCTTCTGAAACGCGTTTTCCCCGAGGTTGATGTAAAGGCTCTTTCCGTTTTTGGATCTCTGATTGATATGGTGGATCATTATGTACAGCAGCATCATCCGGATCTAATTGTGCTGGGGTGTAAAGGTGAGTCTGCCTTAGAAAACTTTTTGTTAGGATCAAATGCCTACGAAGTTATTAAAAGTATAAAAGCACCTATTCTGGTGGTACCTAAAAGTGCACAGTTTAAAAAACCGGAGAAAATTGTGTTTGCTACAGACCTGAAAGACTTGGCTAAGGATGCTGTGTTAAACCCAGTTCGTGATATTGTTGATAGGTTTAGATCGGCACTTATGTTTGTGAACGTGCTAGAAGATGAGTATGTCAATCGCTTGGATGCCGAAAGTAAAATGGCTGCACACTTTCCAAATATCGATTTAAGTTTTAATTTTATTGAAGGAGAAGATGTAGCTAAGGGTATTAGCAAGTTTATGGATGATAATGAAGCTGAGATGATTGCCATGGTTCGTCGTGATGTTAGTTTCTTTGATCGTATTTTTCATCCTAGTATTACAAAGCAGATGGTGCTAAATCCTGAACATCCAATGCTTATTTTGCACGACAAACAGGTGTAG
- a CDS encoding FadR/GntR family transcriptional regulator, translating into MELLENFKAIEVETPVDKIIRQIRELIITGYLRPGDKLPSERKLSEKLGVGRTYIRDAIKKLEFVGILNTLPQSGVVVNGVDIAAMEGLLSNIMKIEKPDFFSLVETRVMMEKFAVQQAAVRRTDEDIAAIQEALDKYNVRVDRGLPAENEDFIFHLRVAEASHNSVIKTMLLIILPDILKIYIAEKVCDKERKAKRVMQHEGILQAIIDGDGDLAEKHMIDHLHDVLEFSKK; encoded by the coding sequence ATGGAGCTATTAGAGAACTTTAAAGCGATAGAAGTAGAGACTCCGGTTGATAAAATTATCAGACAAATTAGAGAGTTGATCATAACAGGGTATCTCAGACCGGGAGATAAGTTGCCGTCAGAACGAAAGTTGTCTGAAAAATTAGGTGTTGGGAGAACTTATATTCGCGATGCCATAAAAAAACTGGAATTTGTAGGCATCTTAAATACTTTGCCACAAAGTGGGGTGGTGGTAAATGGTGTGGATATAGCAGCCATGGAGGGTTTGCTTTCTAATATCATGAAAATTGAAAAGCCAGATTTCTTTTCGTTGGTGGAAACACGTGTAATGATGGAGAAATTTGCAGTGCAACAGGCTGCTGTTCGAAGAACAGATGAAGATATTGCAGCTATACAGGAAGCGTTAGATAAATATAATGTGAGGGTAGATAGGGGCTTGCCTGCTGAAAATGAAGATTTTATATTTCATTTGCGTGTTGCGGAAGCCAGTCATAATTCGGTGATTAAAACGATGCTTTTGATTATTTTACCTGATATTCTGAAAATCTATATTGCAGAGAAAGTATGTGATAAGGAACGCAAAGCAAAGCGCGTTATGCAGCATGAAGGAATTTTGCAGGCGATTATAGATGGAGATGGGGATTTGGCTGAAAAACATATGATTGATCACTTGCATGATGTATTAGAATTCAGTAAAAAATAA